One Verrucomicrobiota bacterium JB022 genomic region harbors:
- a CDS encoding thiamine pyrophosphate-binding protein, which produces MAKTAADILVETLIDWGVEVIFGLPGDGINGIMESLRTRRDKIRFVQVRHEESAAFMACGYAKYTKKLGCCLATSGPGGVHLLNGLYDAKMDGAPVLAITGHHYHDLIDTMAQQDVALDRLFMDVAAYNTRVMGPEHVANVTQMACRTAVARRAVTHINFPADLQSLTVEDGSRSSRNVPKHDRGSYYVEPPTPQEAHLKKAAEVLNSGKKVVMLVGQGALGCTKELLEVADILGAPIVKALLGKAAVPDHHPLTTGGIGLLGTLPSENAMQECDTLLMVGTSFPYIEYYPKPGQAKCVQIDIEPARIGLRYPVEVGLPYDSKSTLRGLKAHLKRQEDRSFLEQRQKETHEWWQLMEKRGTRQDKPMKPQVVAWELGKRLRDDAIITSDSGTIATWFARQIPAKGNQMFSLSGNLATMANGLPYTIAAQVAHPDRQCVAFIGDGGFSMLMAEFATAVRYELPIKVILINNGTLGQIKWEQMVFLGNPEFEVDLAPIDFAKVAEACGGVGLRCDDPARIGEVLDQALAYPGPVLVDAIVDKQEPPMPSKIKVGQATKFAKSMLRGEKYREEIVTTVARDKVKEMI; this is translated from the coding sequence ATGGCGAAGACAGCAGCAGACATCCTTGTAGAAACCCTGATCGACTGGGGGGTAGAAGTAATTTTCGGTCTCCCAGGCGACGGGATCAACGGCATCATGGAGTCGCTCCGCACGCGGCGGGACAAGATCCGCTTCGTGCAAGTGCGGCACGAAGAATCCGCAGCCTTCATGGCTTGTGGCTATGCCAAATATACCAAGAAGCTCGGCTGTTGCCTGGCGACTTCGGGCCCCGGCGGCGTTCACTTGCTCAACGGCCTCTATGACGCCAAGATGGACGGCGCTCCGGTGCTGGCGATCACCGGCCACCATTACCATGACCTGATCGATACCATGGCCCAGCAAGACGTAGCGCTCGACCGCCTCTTTATGGATGTGGCGGCCTACAATACGCGCGTAATGGGGCCTGAACATGTCGCCAACGTCACCCAAATGGCTTGTCGCACGGCCGTAGCCCGCCGGGCGGTAACGCATATCAATTTCCCGGCCGACCTGCAGAGCCTGACCGTCGAGGACGGAAGCCGGTCCAGCCGCAACGTCCCGAAGCACGATCGTGGCTCTTATTACGTGGAGCCGCCCACCCCACAGGAAGCACACCTCAAAAAAGCCGCAGAAGTGCTCAACTCGGGCAAGAAGGTGGTGATGCTCGTCGGTCAAGGGGCCTTGGGATGCACCAAGGAGCTGCTGGAAGTCGCGGACATCCTGGGCGCGCCTATCGTCAAGGCGCTGCTGGGCAAGGCGGCGGTGCCCGATCACCATCCTTTGACCACTGGCGGGATCGGCCTGCTGGGTACCCTGCCCTCCGAAAATGCGATGCAGGAGTGCGATACCTTGCTCATGGTCGGCACGTCATTCCCCTACATCGAGTATTATCCGAAGCCCGGGCAGGCGAAGTGCGTGCAGATCGACATCGAGCCAGCCCGCATTGGCCTGCGTTACCCGGTGGAGGTCGGCCTGCCCTACGACAGCAAGTCGACCCTGCGCGGTCTCAAGGCCCACTTGAAGCGTCAGGAAGACCGCAGCTTTCTGGAGCAGCGCCAGAAGGAAACCCACGAGTGGTGGCAACTGATGGAAAAGCGGGGCACGCGGCAGGACAAGCCGATGAAGCCGCAAGTGGTCGCATGGGAGCTGGGCAAGCGCCTGCGAGACGACGCGATCATCACCAGCGATTCGGGCACGATCGCGACTTGGTTTGCACGCCAGATCCCGGCCAAGGGCAACCAGATGTTCTCGCTTTCGGGCAACCTCGCCACGATGGCCAATGGCCTCCCCTACACCATCGCCGCACAGGTCGCGCACCCCGACCGGCAATGCGTGGCGTTTATCGGCGACGGCGGCTTCAGCATGCTGATGGCGGAATTTGCCACCGCCGTGCGCTACGAATTGCCGATCAAGGTGATCCTCATCAACAACGGGACGCTGGGCCAGATCAAGTGGGAGCAAATGGTCTTCCTCGGCAACCCGGAATTTGAAGTGGACCTCGCGCCCATCGACTTTGCCAAGGTGGCGGAGGCCTGCGGCGGAGTGGGCCTGCGTTGCGACGACCCGGCGCGGATCGGCGAAGTGCTCGATCAGGCCCTGGCTTACCCCGGGCCGGTCCTCGTCGATGCCATTGTGGACAAGCAGGAGCCTCCGATGCCGAGCAAGATCAAGGTGGGCCAAGCCACGAAGTTCGCCAAATCGATGCTGAGGGGCGAAAAGTACCGCGAAGAGATCGTCACCACTGTCGCCCGCGACAAGGTGAAAGAAATGATCTAG
- a CDS encoding enolase C-terminal domain-like protein, translating to MTAVEQSITRSRVRIFRIPTASPESDGTLAWDATTLVLVEVWSAEAKGFGYTYADASAAHFIHEHLLSLLEDASALTPAAHHEAMLNTIRNLGQTGLPMMAISAVDTALWDLYARLLDQPLARLLGQAQDSVMAYGSGGFTSYELGELESQLRSWSERGLRAVKMKVGRQPDRDRERVEAARLVIGPDTALMVDANSAYTLSQARQWAEVFAEVGQISWLEQPLNPADLPGLHALRPNLPPGVELADGEYLYRSSEARRFLEQRSVDVLMPDVTRCGGYTGFRRIAVLAEAFETPLSAHCAPALTVPIACASPGLRHLEYFYDHTRLEAMAFEGLPELKGGDLYPALDRPGHGLELRESDLKPFSL from the coding sequence GTGACTGCCGTCGAGCAGTCGATTACGCGGTCGCGGGTCCGAATTTTCAGGATCCCGACCGCTTCCCCGGAATCGGACGGCACGCTTGCGTGGGATGCGACCACGTTGGTGCTGGTCGAGGTATGGAGCGCCGAGGCCAAGGGCTTCGGCTACACCTACGCCGACGCCAGCGCCGCGCATTTCATCCACGAGCACCTCCTGTCTTTGCTTGAGGATGCCTCCGCGCTCACACCTGCGGCGCATCATGAAGCCATGCTCAACACGATTCGCAACCTGGGGCAAACGGGGCTGCCCATGATGGCGATTTCCGCCGTCGACACCGCCTTGTGGGATCTCTACGCCCGCTTGCTGGACCAGCCTCTCGCTCGCCTCCTGGGCCAGGCTCAGGACAGCGTGATGGCCTACGGCAGCGGCGGCTTTACCTCGTATGAGCTGGGAGAGCTGGAGAGCCAGCTGCGCAGCTGGAGCGAGCGCGGGCTCCGCGCGGTAAAGATGAAGGTAGGTCGTCAACCCGATCGCGACCGAGAACGAGTGGAAGCCGCTCGCTTGGTGATCGGCCCCGACACCGCTTTGATGGTGGATGCCAACAGCGCCTACACCCTCTCCCAGGCGCGCCAATGGGCGGAGGTCTTTGCCGAGGTCGGCCAGATTTCGTGGCTGGAGCAGCCGCTGAACCCCGCCGATCTGCCGGGCCTGCACGCGCTCCGCCCCAACCTGCCGCCGGGGGTGGAATTGGCTGATGGCGAATACCTCTACCGCAGCTCCGAAGCCCGGCGTTTCCTTGAGCAGCGGTCGGTCGACGTGCTCATGCCCGACGTTACCCGCTGTGGCGGCTATACCGGATTTCGGCGAATTGCCGTGCTGGCGGAGGCGTTCGAAACCCCGCTGAGTGCCCACTGCGCCCCCGCCTTGACGGTTCCCATTGCCTGCGCGTCGCCGGGGCTGCGGCACCTTGAATATTTCTACGACCATACTCGGCTGGAGGCGATGGCTTTCGAAGGCCTGCCCGAGCTGAAAGGTGGCGATCTTTACCCTGCCCTCGACCGGCCCGGCCATGGGCTGGAGCTGCGGGAAAGCGATTTGAAACCCTTCTCTCTCTGA
- a CDS encoding SRPBCC family protein — translation MDIPSYSLYPEPPASGSSHINVSNPERIISAVGGLALTAFAFRQRQPWLGLLMGAAGGGLLYRGLSGHCPLSSAVGRDTAPTQSARPISAHVTETILAPREEVYRYWRQLENLPRFMHHVVKVSEYDERTSHWVAHLPGGRGRVSWDAEIHYDEPEERIAWRSVPGAAVDNAGEVQFVDSPGGYGTEVHVHISYRPPVGAIGLVMGKALNKSFEQMVKEDLQRLKENLETEHAPVETGMPAMI, via the coding sequence ATGGATATCCCGTCATACTCACTTTACCCGGAGCCGCCCGCCAGTGGCTCCAGCCACATCAACGTCAGCAACCCCGAGCGGATCATCTCGGCGGTAGGAGGCCTTGCGCTGACGGCTTTCGCTTTCCGCCAGCGCCAACCTTGGCTGGGCCTCCTGATGGGCGCGGCAGGCGGTGGCCTGCTTTATCGCGGCCTCTCGGGCCATTGCCCGCTCAGCTCGGCGGTGGGGCGCGATACGGCCCCCACCCAGAGCGCCCGCCCGATCAGCGCGCATGTGACGGAAACGATTCTCGCCCCGCGCGAGGAAGTCTACCGCTATTGGCGCCAACTCGAAAATCTGCCGCGCTTCATGCACCACGTGGTGAAGGTCTCGGAATACGACGAGCGCACTTCGCACTGGGTGGCCCACCTGCCGGGCGGTCGCGGTCGCGTCTCCTGGGATGCCGAGATCCACTACGACGAGCCCGAGGAGCGTATTGCCTGGCGTTCGGTGCCGGGTGCAGCCGTAGACAACGCGGGCGAAGTCCAGTTTGTCGACTCCCCCGGCGGTTACGGCACGGAGGTGCACGTCCATATCTCTTATCGCCCCCCGGTCGGCGCCATCGGCCTGGTGATGGGCAAGGCGCTCAACAAGTCCTTTGAGCAAATGGTGAAGGAGGACTTGCAGCGCCTGAAGGAGAATCTGGAAACCGAGCACGCACCGGTCGAGACCGGCATGCCGGCGATGATTTAA
- a CDS encoding DUF4396 domain-containing protein, which yields MNAIRDFISNPTVMSIWLVLMALSLAVLIWDLAKNNREIMPLMKVVWGLTVLYSGPVGLAVYYYSGRKQIARDSLWRKSFRSVSHCYSGCGAGEVTGLVVLTGVLAVNSNLWVGLCTFVLAYIFGFGMTMGPLLQDGESFGTALKDAAYSESASIAVMEVVAIGVDFWLAKNAQFGEPLFWSSLVVSLSVGLIAAYPVNVLLIKFGVKEGMHNPKEMAKHAHHGEDGGHAHAH from the coding sequence ATGAATGCGATTCGCGACTTCATCTCCAACCCTACCGTCATGAGCATCTGGTTGGTGCTGATGGCCCTCTCCCTTGCGGTCCTGATCTGGGATTTGGCAAAAAACAACCGCGAGATCATGCCCTTGATGAAAGTAGTCTGGGGGCTCACGGTGCTGTATTCGGGCCCCGTCGGGCTGGCGGTCTACTACTACTCGGGCCGCAAACAGATCGCGCGTGACTCGCTGTGGCGCAAGAGCTTCCGCTCGGTCTCACACTGCTATTCCGGCTGCGGCGCGGGCGAGGTCACCGGCCTCGTCGTCCTGACCGGCGTGCTGGCCGTCAACAGCAACCTGTGGGTGGGCCTCTGCACCTTTGTGCTGGCCTACATCTTCGGTTTTGGCATGACGATGGGGCCACTCCTGCAAGATGGCGAGAGCTTCGGCACGGCGTTGAAAGATGCCGCCTACAGCGAGTCTGCCAGCATCGCGGTGATGGAGGTGGTCGCGATTGGGGTCGACTTCTGGCTGGCGAAAAACGCCCAATTTGGCGAGCCGCTGTTCTGGTCTTCGCTTGTCGTATCGCTTTCCGTGGGCCTGATCGCCGCTTATCCGGTCAACGTGCTGCTGATCAAGTTTGGGGTCAAGGAAGGCATGCACAACCCCAAGGAGATGGCGAAGCATGCCCACCACGGGGAGGATGGGGGCCACGCCCATGCGCACTGA
- a CDS encoding Gfo/Idh/MocA family oxidoreductase: MKNGSIRVGFIGLNPDSHWAATAHLPALKALGERYEIVGAANSSPESSQRTAKALGLRHAFVNAQELVTSPEVDLVVVTVKVPHHLELVTAALEAGKHVYCEWPLGNGLAEARQLAALAAAKGVVAVAGTQARAAIEVEHLRRLIADGYVGTVLSTTLVGSGGNWAGECIADHAYLFDSANGATMQAIPLAHTLAALQDVLGPIDDVSARFISRFDKVKVSETGESLPKNAPDQVMIHGALASGAALSVHYRGGQSRGTNLLWEINGTSGDIQVTAGSGHAQMAPLTIRGAQGDAEELELLMPPASAYDGWPDSSIARNVARMYARMADDIQHGTRTAPSFEDAVALHQVLDNIERSAAASHP, translated from the coding sequence ATGAAAAACGGATCTATTCGCGTTGGATTCATCGGCTTGAATCCCGACTCTCACTGGGCGGCCACCGCCCACCTTCCGGCGCTCAAAGCCTTGGGAGAGCGCTACGAAATCGTAGGGGCCGCCAACTCGTCGCCCGAAAGCAGCCAGCGAACGGCCAAGGCCCTCGGCCTGCGGCACGCTTTTGTCAATGCGCAGGAGCTCGTGACCTCGCCGGAGGTAGACCTGGTGGTGGTGACCGTGAAGGTGCCTCACCATCTTGAGCTGGTGACTGCCGCCCTCGAAGCCGGCAAGCACGTCTACTGCGAGTGGCCGCTGGGCAACGGCCTGGCCGAAGCCCGCCAGCTGGCGGCGCTCGCTGCGGCAAAAGGAGTCGTGGCCGTGGCGGGCACGCAGGCCCGCGCCGCAATCGAAGTCGAACACCTCCGCCGACTCATTGCCGACGGCTATGTCGGTACCGTCCTTTCCACCACACTCGTGGGTTCAGGCGGCAACTGGGCCGGCGAGTGCATTGCCGACCACGCCTACCTTTTCGACTCCGCGAATGGAGCGACGATGCAGGCCATCCCTCTCGCCCACACCTTGGCCGCTTTGCAGGACGTGCTCGGGCCGATCGACGATGTATCTGCCCGCTTCATCAGCCGTTTCGACAAGGTGAAGGTGAGCGAGACCGGCGAATCGCTCCCCAAAAACGCACCTGATCAGGTGATGATCCACGGGGCGCTCGCCAGCGGTGCCGCCCTCTCCGTCCACTATCGCGGCGGGCAATCGCGCGGCACCAATCTCTTGTGGGAAATCAACGGGACCTCGGGCGACATTCAGGTAACGGCGGGCAGCGGCCATGCCCAAATGGCTCCGCTGACGATCCGTGGCGCCCAGGGCGACGCCGAGGAGCTGGAGCTGTTGATGCCTCCTGCCTCCGCCTATGATGGCTGGCCGGATAGCTCGATCGCCCGCAACGTGGCCCGGATGTATGCCCGCATGGCCGACGATATCCAGCACGGCACGCGCACGGCTCCCAGCTTTGAAGACGCCGTCGCACTCCATCAGGTGCTCGACAACATCGAGCGATCGGCCGCCGCGTCTCACCCATAG
- a CDS encoding four-helix bundle copper-binding protein, whose protein sequence is MKHLIEILPTHPHPTPFGSTDAWQQLIKATGDCAATCQGCADACLAEEKLDMLRRCIQTDIACAKICETTLSLLLTQTARDDSLVRAQVETCEKACGMCAKECEQHAQMHAHCRICAEACRACEKACRAALAAA, encoded by the coding sequence ATGAAACATTTAATCGAAATACTCCCGACCCATCCCCATCCAACTCCCTTTGGCTCCACCGACGCCTGGCAGCAGTTGATCAAGGCTACGGGCGACTGTGCGGCAACTTGCCAAGGCTGCGCCGATGCCTGCCTGGCGGAGGAAAAGCTGGATATGCTCCGCCGTTGCATCCAGACGGATATCGCCTGCGCCAAAATCTGCGAGACGACCCTCAGCCTGCTGCTCACCCAAACTGCGCGGGACGATTCACTGGTTCGCGCGCAAGTCGAGACCTGCGAGAAGGCCTGCGGCATGTGCGCGAAGGAGTGTGAGCAACACGCCCAGATGCACGCGCACTGCCGTATCTGCGCCGAAGCCTGCCGCGCCTGTGAAAAGGCCTGCCGGGCTGCCCTTGCCGCCGCCTAA
- a CDS encoding FAD-linked oxidase C-terminal domain-containing protein: MAQPPAASPEALVNRPPVDLVRLSNRLKQKLQGEVRLGPGASALYATDSSNYRLPPLGVVIPKTVDDVVHTLEVAREMGVAITSRGGGTGLAGQTANHGLILDFSKYLHRVTEVNVEERWARVEPGCVLDTLQHQVKPHGLRFGPDPSTHNNCSFGGMIGNNACGTHSVLAAFEGEGARTSDQVIELEVLTYDGLRLTVGRTPEPELDAKIRAGGRSGEIYGGLKRIRDQYGGLIRERFPDIPRRVSGYNLDDLLPGHGCHVARALCGTEGTCVVVLSAKVRLLPEPKEKAMLVLGFPDIATAADHVPLVMEHRPMACEGMDQRLLGDMEVNDLHTEDIQYLPDGHGWLIVEFGGDTRDEAKQKASALEQALQKQKTPPSTALFDDPEQQKRVWEGRESGLGATAHIPHQDDTWEGWEDTAVPPEKLGDYLRDFRKLFQKYDYDGPFYGHFGQGLVHTRINFLLKDEQGIGKFRRFLEEGADLVVSYGGTLSGEHGDGQSKAELLEKMYGPELIQAFAEFKALWDPDNGMNPHKVVDPYPLDSKLRLGAGYRPREPKTHFKFPQDDGSFAQATLRCVGVGNCRKTENGTMCPSYMVTREEQHATRGRAHLLFELLQGDVIGQNGWKDDTVHEALSLCLACKACKSECPVNVDMATYKAEFMSHYYEGRLRPRPAYAMGYIYWWARLASKLPGLANFMTQAPGISTLAKKTAGLATERQMPRFARQTFRAWFEKEHREPTDAASRPVALLWPDTFNNFLLPHTAQAMVKVLEHVGYRVVLPPQTLCCGRPLYDYGLLDRAKKLLFQTMEVLRPQLEDDSVIVGIEPSCLTVFRDELQNLFPHHEDARRLGKRVFTLAEFLQKMVPDAALPQIRRKALVHRHCHHQSILKFHHDQKLLERLGLDFEVLDSGCCGMAGSFGFEADNYAVSVAAGERVLLPRVRAAKPDTLIIADGFSCREQILQLTDREPKHVAEVIAEAL; encoded by the coding sequence ATGGCCCAGCCACCCGCCGCCTCACCCGAAGCCCTCGTCAACCGGCCGCCCGTCGACCTGGTCCGCCTCAGCAATCGTCTGAAGCAGAAGCTGCAGGGCGAAGTCCGCCTGGGGCCAGGAGCCAGCGCGCTCTATGCGACAGACAGCTCCAACTACCGCCTGCCACCGCTTGGAGTCGTCATCCCCAAAACGGTCGACGACGTGGTGCACACGCTGGAGGTCGCGCGTGAGATGGGGGTGGCAATTACCTCGCGGGGCGGGGGAACCGGGCTGGCCGGGCAGACGGCCAACCATGGGCTGATCCTGGATTTCTCAAAATACCTGCATCGCGTAACGGAGGTAAATGTGGAGGAGCGCTGGGCCCGGGTGGAGCCGGGTTGTGTGCTCGACACGCTGCAGCATCAGGTGAAGCCGCACGGTCTGCGCTTTGGGCCCGACCCTTCCACGCACAACAACTGCAGCTTTGGCGGCATGATCGGCAACAATGCCTGCGGCACCCACAGCGTGCTGGCGGCTTTTGAAGGCGAGGGCGCGCGGACGAGCGATCAGGTGATCGAGCTGGAAGTGCTCACTTACGATGGCCTGCGCCTCACCGTCGGCCGCACCCCCGAGCCGGAACTTGACGCAAAGATCCGAGCCGGAGGCCGCAGCGGCGAGATCTATGGCGGCCTCAAGCGTATCCGCGACCAGTATGGAGGCTTGATCCGCGAACGCTTCCCCGATATCCCGCGCCGCGTTTCGGGTTACAACCTCGACGATCTTTTACCCGGGCACGGTTGCCACGTCGCCCGTGCCCTCTGCGGCACCGAAGGCACCTGTGTGGTCGTGCTCAGCGCCAAGGTGCGCCTGTTGCCCGAGCCGAAAGAAAAGGCCATGCTGGTGCTGGGGTTCCCCGATATCGCCACCGCCGCCGACCATGTGCCGCTGGTGATGGAACATCGCCCAATGGCCTGCGAGGGGATGGACCAGCGCCTGCTCGGCGATATGGAGGTGAACGACCTGCACACCGAAGACATCCAGTATCTGCCCGACGGCCACGGTTGGCTGATTGTAGAATTTGGAGGCGATACGCGAGACGAGGCCAAGCAGAAAGCAAGCGCACTGGAGCAGGCGTTGCAGAAGCAAAAAACGCCGCCTTCCACCGCGCTGTTTGACGACCCGGAGCAGCAAAAGCGGGTATGGGAGGGCCGCGAATCCGGTCTCGGCGCCACCGCACATATCCCCCACCAGGACGACACCTGGGAGGGGTGGGAAGACACGGCGGTGCCGCCGGAGAAACTGGGCGATTACCTGCGCGACTTCCGCAAGCTCTTCCAGAAATACGACTACGACGGGCCCTTTTACGGCCACTTTGGGCAAGGGCTCGTGCATACGCGCATCAACTTCCTGCTCAAGGACGAGCAAGGGATCGGAAAGTTTCGCCGGTTCCTCGAAGAAGGTGCGGATCTGGTCGTCAGCTATGGCGGCACGCTCTCGGGGGAACACGGCGACGGGCAGTCCAAGGCCGAACTGCTGGAAAAGATGTATGGCCCGGAGTTGATCCAAGCCTTCGCCGAATTCAAAGCGCTGTGGGATCCGGATAACGGCATGAACCCGCACAAGGTCGTCGACCCCTACCCGCTCGACAGCAAACTGCGACTGGGTGCCGGTTACCGGCCGCGCGAGCCCAAAACGCACTTCAAGTTTCCGCAGGACGACGGCAGCTTTGCGCAGGCCACCTTGCGCTGCGTGGGCGTCGGCAATTGCCGCAAGACGGAAAACGGGACGATGTGCCCCAGCTACATGGTAACGCGCGAAGAGCAGCACGCCACGCGCGGGCGAGCCCACCTGCTTTTCGAGTTGCTGCAGGGCGATGTGATCGGCCAGAACGGCTGGAAAGACGACACCGTCCACGAGGCCCTGAGCCTTTGTCTCGCCTGCAAGGCCTGCAAGAGCGAGTGCCCGGTGAATGTAGATATGGCCACCTACAAGGCCGAGTTTATGAGTCACTACTACGAGGGCCGTCTGCGCCCTCGCCCGGCCTACGCCATGGGCTACATCTACTGGTGGGCGCGCCTGGCTTCGAAGCTGCCGGGGCTGGCCAACTTTATGACGCAGGCCCCTGGGATTTCCACCTTGGCCAAAAAGACCGCAGGGCTCGCCACCGAGCGCCAGATGCCGCGCTTTGCCCGCCAGACCTTCCGCGCATGGTTTGAAAAGGAGCATCGGGAGCCGACAGATGCCGCCAGCCGCCCTGTCGCGCTGCTCTGGCCGGACACCTTCAACAATTTTTTGCTCCCCCATACGGCGCAGGCGATGGTCAAGGTGCTGGAGCACGTAGGCTACCGGGTCGTGCTGCCGCCGCAGACGCTCTGTTGCGGTCGACCGCTCTACGACTACGGCCTGCTCGATCGCGCAAAAAAGCTACTCTTCCAGACGATGGAGGTGCTGCGCCCACAACTGGAGGACGACAGCGTGATCGTCGGCATCGAGCCGAGTTGCCTCACGGTCTTTCGTGACGAGCTGCAGAATCTCTTCCCCCACCACGAGGATGCCCGACGCCTCGGCAAGCGCGTCTTCACGTTGGCGGAGTTCCTGCAAAAAATGGTGCCCGATGCGGCGCTGCCTCAGATCAGGCGCAAGGCCTTGGTCCATCGCCACTGCCACCACCAATCTATCTTGAAGTTCCACCACGACCAGAAGCTGCTGGAGCGCCTGGGGCTGGATTTCGAGGTGCTCGACAGTGGTTGTTGCGGCATGGCGGGCTCCTTTGGCTTTGAGGCCGACAACTACGCAGTGTCGGTGGCGGCGGGCGAGCGCGTGCTCTTGCCACGCGTGCGTGCAGCCAAGCCAGATACGCTGATCATCGCCGACGGCTTCTCCTGTCGCGAGCAGATCCTGCAGCTGACCGACCGCGAACCCAAGCATGTGGCCGAAGTAATTGCGGAAGCGCTTTGA